One Calditrichia bacterium DNA window includes the following coding sequences:
- a CDS encoding alpha/beta fold hydrolase, whose amino-acid sequence MNRKQLDLTFSDDTRNKITIFEPQQPDEKNTLIAIFPAMGVRASFYESFAAELVSRNIATVITDHRGHGNSSIRPSRSVSFGYQEMITIDYVETIANIRQLFPAKKIVLLGHSLGGKIGSLFAGRYPQAIDGLILLTSCSVYQKAWRGWARWKLKLAVAIIRWTAEVLGFYPGHRMGFGGLESRGVIRDWSRQSRCGDYIVDNADFDYEAGLREIKIPVLAISVAGDTLAPKFAVDHLLGKFEKNQQLTQIHLAKNDPRNPGYDHFNWAKNPQKMVDVILDWLNVGNDES is encoded by the coding sequence ATGAACCGAAAACAGCTTGACCTCACCTTCAGCGACGACACGCGCAACAAAATCACCATTTTTGAGCCGCAGCAACCGGATGAAAAAAATACGCTAATCGCCATATTTCCGGCGATGGGCGTTCGCGCATCGTTTTACGAATCATTTGCGGCGGAACTGGTATCGCGAAATATTGCGACGGTTATCACCGATCATCGCGGGCACGGCAACTCCAGTATTCGCCCGTCGCGGTCGGTCAGTTTTGGCTATCAGGAAATGATCACCATCGATTATGTTGAAACGATTGCCAATATCCGGCAGCTATTTCCGGCGAAGAAAATAGTGCTGCTCGGGCATAGTCTCGGCGGGAAAATCGGTTCACTGTTTGCGGGACGATATCCGCAGGCTATCGATGGTTTGATTTTGCTGACGTCGTGTTCCGTGTATCAAAAAGCGTGGCGGGGATGGGCGCGTTGGAAATTGAAATTGGCAGTGGCAATCATTCGTTGGACGGCGGAAGTGCTCGGCTTTTATCCGGGACACCGGATGGGTTTTGGCGGGTTGGAATCGCGCGGCGTTATCCGCGACTGGAGCCGCCAATCGCGCTGTGGCGACTACATTGTGGACAACGCGGATTTCGATTATGAAGCCGGATTGCGGGAAATTAAAATTCCGGTGTTGGCAATTTCTGTTGCTGGCGATACGCTCGCACCGAAATTTGCTGTCGATCATTTGCTCGGCAAATTCGAGAAAAATCAACAGCTTACGCAAATCCATCTCGCAAAAAACGATCCGCGAAATCCGGGTTACGATCATTTTAACTGGGCGAAAAATCCGCAGAAAATGGTGGATGTCATTTTGGATTGGCTGAATGTTGGCAATGACGAATCCTGA
- a CDS encoding DUF512 domain-containing protein has translation MVEIIEIYPGGIAEELGIEAGDHIVSINGKIIEDALDFRFYITNEEIDLVVKQGDEEVTFEIEKDYDDDLGLELQEMNIRACGNSCIFCFVYQNPKGMRKTIYFKDEDFRFSFMYGHYTTLTNTSKEDLQRIVEQRLTPLYISVHVTDTELRKTMLGIKFDDRLFEKIDFLTENGIELNCQIVLCPELNDGKHLDKTIEDLKKYFPKIQSVAIVPVGLTKHRKNLFKLNPVTEEYALKTIAETDERREKLKAELGSSFVYLSDEFYIKTNTPIPGNEYYEEFWQQENGVGLTRDLMNTFEDELPELRNPANRPLSISLVTGTLGAEVLKTYFMRKLNQIPDMFFKLHPIVNEFYGDSIVVSGLLVGRDILKQLKEQRTGDYIILPPECVNENGVFLDEMTLPELQMRLGKKVIAFPGTFTELFERIAELEGVAV, from the coding sequence ATGGTTGAAATTATCGAAATATATCCCGGCGGCATCGCTGAAGAACTGGGCATCGAAGCGGGCGATCACATCGTTTCCATCAACGGAAAAATCATTGAAGATGCGTTGGATTTCCGCTTTTACATCACCAACGAAGAGATCGATTTGGTGGTAAAACAGGGCGATGAAGAGGTCACTTTCGAGATCGAAAAAGATTACGACGACGACCTTGGACTGGAACTGCAGGAGATGAATATTCGCGCCTGCGGCAATAGCTGCATCTTCTGTTTTGTGTATCAAAATCCCAAAGGCATGCGCAAAACCATTTATTTTAAAGATGAAGATTTCCGGTTTTCATTTATGTACGGGCATTACACCACGCTGACCAATACCTCAAAAGAGGATCTGCAACGCATTGTAGAACAACGACTTACGCCACTTTACATTTCTGTTCACGTGACCGACACCGAATTGCGGAAAACGATGCTGGGCATCAAATTTGATGACCGGTTATTTGAAAAAATCGATTTTCTCACCGAAAACGGGATCGAGTTAAATTGCCAAATTGTGCTTTGCCCGGAACTCAACGACGGCAAGCATCTGGATAAAACCATCGAGGATTTGAAAAAATATTTCCCGAAAATCCAGTCGGTAGCCATCGTACCGGTGGGGCTCACCAAACACCGCAAAAATTTGTTCAAACTGAATCCGGTAACGGAGGAATATGCCCTCAAAACCATCGCGGAAACGGACGAACGCCGCGAAAAACTGAAAGCCGAGTTGGGCAGTTCGTTTGTTTATTTATCGGATGAATTTTACATTAAAACCAACACGCCCATCCCGGGAAATGAGTATTACGAAGAATTTTGGCAGCAGGAAAACGGCGTGGGACTCACCCGCGATTTAATGAATACATTTGAAGACGAACTGCCGGAGTTGCGAAATCCCGCAAATCGTCCGCTGAGCATCAGTTTGGTGACCGGAACGCTGGGCGCGGAAGTGCTCAAAACCTATTTTATGCGCAAATTGAACCAGATTCCCGATATGTTTTTCAAATTGCACCCTATTGTCAACGAATTTTACGGCGACAGCATCGTGGTCTCCGGGTTGCTGGTCGGGCGCGATATTTTGAAGCAATTGAAAGAGCAGCGTACCGGCGATTACATTATTTTGCCGCCGGAATGCGTCAACGAAAACGGTGTTTTTCTCGATGAAATGACCCTGCCGGAATTGCAAATGCGCCTCGGTAAAAAAGTAATCGCTTTTCCGGGGACGTTTACGGAGTTGTTCGAGCGGATTGCGGAGCTTGAAGGCGTTGCGGTTTGA
- a CDS encoding lasso peptide biosynthesis B2 protein, producing the protein MNQLHHFEIREATAADIPALAQLYRSFLAEQIEFSPIVIENPDFDWANELRLKLNRSNEKIFVADAGKIAGFIWVLVRAGSKQNQQRNILKFWKNKKLNVQPKFTYIPHGMIQDCYIEPQFRQSGVGTALVEFAKKLAAIAGDFRNRFDGDERKCRGCQLLGKNGIWDVSFNHASPLTSRNGRKKMMQSFQKFVRLDRREKRVVLRAFWLLLIYPILRRKLTMPQLVAFYDNAKVGALNGVLPERLLALVQTLLRIRIRPLHPNCMKQSLVMYHFLRSENYPVSLIFGVAKTADGGIDGHAWICLNGEPFGEVDDPLSKFTVTLRYPAIESRSDIAENTARKMPAR; encoded by the coding sequence GTGAACCAATTGCATCATTTCGAAATCAGAGAAGCAACCGCCGCGGACATTCCGGCGCTGGCGCAATTGTATCGCTCATTTTTGGCGGAGCAGATCGAATTTTCGCCGATTGTGATCGAGAATCCCGATTTTGACTGGGCAAACGAACTGCGTTTGAAATTGAACAGATCGAACGAAAAAATATTCGTCGCGGATGCCGGGAAAATTGCCGGATTTATTTGGGTTTTAGTACGAGCCGGGAGCAAACAGAATCAACAAAGAAACATCCTTAAGTTTTGGAAAAACAAAAAATTAAATGTGCAGCCGAAATTTACTTACATCCCGCACGGGATGATTCAGGATTGTTACATCGAACCGCAATTTCGCCAATCCGGGGTTGGCACAGCGTTGGTTGAATTTGCCAAAAAGCTGGCTGCAATCGCAGGGGATTTCCGAAATCGTTTTGATGGTGATGAAAGAAAATGCCGCGGGTGTCAACTTTTGGGAAAAAATGGGATTTGGGACGTATCGTTTAATCATGCATCACCACTTACCAGTCGAAATGGACGCAAAAAAATGATGCAATCCTTCCAGAAATTTGTGCGGCTGGACCGGCGGGAAAAGCGCGTTGTGCTGCGGGCATTTTGGCTGTTGCTGATTTATCCCATATTACGGCGAAAACTGACAATGCCGCAATTGGTCGCATTTTACGATAATGCGAAAGTTGGCGCGCTGAACGGCGTGTTGCCGGAACGATTGCTGGCGTTGGTGCAAACGCTGTTGCGCATCCGCATTCGCCCGTTGCACCCGAATTGCATGAAACAATCGCTGGTGATGTATCATTTTTTGCGCAGCGAAAATTATCCGGTTTCGCTGATTTTTGGCGTTGCCAAAACAGCAGATGGCGGTATTGACGGGCACGCCTGGATTTGTCTGAACGGTGAGCCTTTCGGCGAAGTTGACGATCCGCTCAGCAAATTCACTGTGACGCTGCGCTATCCGGCAATCGAATCCCGTTCGGACATCGCCGAAAACACAGCCCGGAAAATGCCTGCCCGATAA
- a CDS encoding Gfo/Idh/MocA family oxidoreductase has product MEKIRWGIMAAGKIANAFAYGLSTLPDAELVAIGSRSQEKADAFGEKYNIPHRHGSYAALAENPAVDAIYVASPHIFHFNDAMLCLQNGKAVLCEKAFTINAKEARKLIDFARKKRLFLMEAMWSRFLPSHIRLREMLAQNVIGELQTMHAELSFNLPRNPAGRLYAPELGGGSLLDLGIYPLSLVSMVFGTPDRVTGMATMSDTGVDVQSAAVLGYRDGRLATIHSSMQTYGNVGAVIVGSEGRIYIDAPIHKPKYLRLCLNDQPEQIIETPYAENGYQYEAAEVQRCLRDGRLESDIMPLDESLALMAIMDELRQQWGLVYPTE; this is encoded by the coding sequence ATGGAAAAAATACGTTGGGGAATAATGGCTGCGGGAAAAATCGCGAATGCGTTCGCGTATGGATTGTCAACGCTGCCGGATGCGGAGCTGGTGGCCATCGGTTCGCGATCGCAGGAAAAAGCGGATGCGTTTGGCGAAAAATACAACATCCCGCATCGCCACGGCAGTTACGCAGCGCTCGCCGAAAACCCGGCCGTGGACGCCATTTACGTGGCGTCGCCGCATATTTTTCATTTCAACGATGCGATGCTCTGCCTGCAAAACGGGAAAGCAGTGCTTTGCGAAAAAGCCTTTACCATCAACGCGAAAGAGGCGCGGAAGCTGATCGATTTCGCCCGAAAAAAGCGGCTGTTTTTGATGGAAGCGATGTGGTCGCGGTTTCTGCCCTCGCACATTCGTTTGCGGGAAATGCTCGCGCAAAACGTGATCGGCGAGTTGCAAACGATGCACGCGGAGCTGTCGTTCAACCTGCCGCGCAATCCCGCCGGACGGCTGTACGCGCCGGAACTCGGCGGCGGATCACTGCTCGATTTGGGCATTTATCCGCTATCGCTGGTATCGATGGTGTTCGGCACGCCGGATCGCGTGACGGGCATGGCAACGATGAGCGACACCGGCGTGGATGTGCAATCCGCCGCGGTTCTCGGCTATCGCGACGGGCGGCTGGCAACCATTCATTCGTCGATGCAAACCTACGGAAATGTCGGTGCGGTGATCGTCGGCAGCGAAGGACGAATCTACATCGATGCGCCGATCCACAAACCAAAATACCTGCGGCTCTGCCTGAACGACCAGCCGGAGCAGATTATCGAAACGCCGTATGCAGAAAACGGTTATCAATACGAAGCGGCGGAAGTGCAGCGCTGCCTGCGCGACGGCCGGCTGGAAAGCGATATTATGCCGCTGGATGAATCACTGGCGCTGATGGCAATTATGGACGAATTGCGGCAGCAGTGGGGACTGGTTTATCCCACTGAATAG
- a CDS encoding helix-turn-helix transcriptional regulator, translating to MDIISRTEELILLAVWKLQGNAYGITIRQHLADTAGLDYSIGGIYVPLDRLVRKGYLIAQQGEPTPERGGMAKRFYRLTKAGMAALNEARRVHEVMWSGLPDISLREG from the coding sequence TTGGACATCATCAGTCGAACCGAAGAATTGATTTTGCTGGCAGTGTGGAAATTACAGGGCAACGCCTATGGCATTACCATCCGGCAGCATTTGGCGGATACTGCCGGACTGGATTATTCCATCGGCGGGATTTACGTGCCGTTGGACCGTCTGGTTCGCAAAGGTTATCTCATCGCGCAGCAGGGCGAACCGACGCCGGAGCGCGGCGGCATGGCCAAACGCTTTTACCGGCTCACGAAAGCGGGAATGGCAGCGCTGAATGAAGCGCGTCGCGTTCACGAAGTGATGTGGAGCGGATTGCCGGATATCTCTCTCCGGGAAGGATAA
- a CDS encoding ABC transporter permease — protein sequence MSEKLIQNDCVHAPKIARWLMKSLTVASHRHAIVGDFEEIYREIHRENGRLPANLWYWRQTLHSIPGFIHHTIYWSLLMFRNYLLIALRNLRKYKAYSFINIAGLALGIACCILILMVVVDELSFDRHHKNAANIYRVVTDFKVGNNEIPLAVTSFPIAPALKTDFPEVAESVRLVKWGNPTIKLADEQFTESNFWWADSGFFSVFSADVIAGDLQTALKNPFSVVLTRATAKKYFGKSDAVGQSLTLDNQHELTVTAVIENLPKNSHFQFDLLGSFASLETLAGDETLSIWHAFFQIYTYVLLQNGSDPATIAAKLPAFVDTHMHDEMAATFGRTYGLQLQPLTDIHLHSQRKSELPGGGDILYVYIFAAISLFILLIACINYMNLATARSAHRAKEIGMRKVLGAYRGQLVKQFLGESLLISLLALPVALLIAQLALPFFNDLSGKSLTLDISENFRLILLLSLGSIAVTGLLGGAFPAIVLSSFNPIRTLKTAGFSQSGKGGLRKLLVVFQFSVSIILIACTVLLYQQLQFLRNQKLGLNTEQVITVSANSEGAQSHTDALRNAFLQHTGVQSVASAVFLPGKGILNTPWMKPGSAAEERFEMTTLPVDYDFLAAMDISLTAGRNFSREFATDTSEAVIINETATKTFGWLQPEDAIGEELEWHGTGTAQVCRVIGVVKDFNFQSLHNPIAPMLILPLERWPGPINFMVVKAQPTDIAPVLAHLESEWGNILPGVPFHYTFLDEDFANLYTNETKLGKIFLIFAALAIIIACLGLFGLGAFSAEQRTKEIGIRKTLGATVPNILVLLSRDFIFLVLVASVVATPLAWWTMNRWLDNFAYKIHIQPLTFVLVAVVALMIALLTVSFQAIKAALANPVKSLKYE from the coding sequence ATGAGTGAAAAATTGATCCAAAATGATTGTGTACATGCGCCCAAAATTGCCCGTTGGCTGATGAAATCGCTGACGGTGGCATCGCATCGCCATGCGATTGTGGGCGATTTTGAGGAAATTTACCGCGAAATCCACCGGGAAAACGGGAGATTGCCGGCAAATTTGTGGTATTGGCGGCAAACGTTGCATTCAATTCCCGGATTTATCCATCACACCATTTACTGGAGTTTGCTCATGTTCCGGAATTATCTGCTGATTGCATTGCGCAATTTGCGCAAATATAAAGCGTATTCATTTATCAATATTGCCGGACTGGCGCTCGGCATTGCCTGCTGCATCCTCATTTTAATGGTTGTGGTGGACGAACTCAGTTTCGATCGCCACCATAAAAATGCGGCAAATATTTACCGTGTCGTCACCGATTTCAAGGTTGGCAACAACGAAATTCCGCTGGCGGTGACCAGCTTCCCGATTGCGCCGGCGCTGAAAACCGATTTTCCGGAAGTTGCAGAAAGCGTGCGGCTGGTGAAATGGGGGAATCCCACCATTAAACTGGCAGATGAGCAGTTCACCGAAAGCAATTTCTGGTGGGCGGACAGCGGTTTTTTCAGCGTTTTTTCGGCGGATGTGATTGCCGGAGATCTCCAAACCGCGTTAAAAAATCCGTTCTCCGTGGTGCTCACCCGCGCTACCGCGAAAAAATATTTCGGGAAATCCGATGCCGTCGGGCAATCGCTGACGCTCGATAATCAGCACGAACTGACCGTTACCGCCGTCATCGAAAATCTGCCCAAAAATTCCCATTTCCAGTTTGATTTGCTCGGCTCGTTCGCCTCGCTGGAAACGCTGGCCGGCGATGAAACGCTTTCTATCTGGCATGCGTTTTTCCAGATTTACACCTACGTTTTGCTTCAAAACGGCAGCGATCCCGCAACGATTGCCGCAAAATTGCCCGCATTTGTGGACACGCACATGCACGACGAAATGGCTGCCACATTTGGCAGAACTTACGGATTGCAACTGCAGCCGCTCACGGATATCCACCTGCATTCGCAGCGAAAATCGGAGTTGCCAGGCGGCGGTGATATCCTTTATGTTTACATTTTCGCGGCAATTTCGCTGTTTATTTTGCTGATCGCCTGCATCAATTACATGAATCTGGCAACCGCGCGTTCGGCGCATCGCGCCAAAGAAATCGGGATGCGCAAGGTGCTCGGCGCGTATCGCGGACAGCTCGTCAAACAATTTTTGGGCGAATCGCTGCTGATCAGCTTGCTGGCGTTGCCGGTTGCGCTGCTGATTGCGCAGCTCGCTTTGCCGTTTTTCAACGACCTGTCCGGCAAATCACTTACGCTGGATATTTCCGAAAATTTCCGGCTCATTTTGCTGCTGTCGCTCGGTTCCATCGCCGTGACCGGTTTACTGGGCGGCGCGTTTCCGGCAATTGTGCTGTCGTCATTCAACCCTATCCGCACGCTCAAAACCGCCGGATTCAGCCAATCCGGAAAAGGCGGTTTACGAAAATTGCTGGTGGTTTTCCAGTTCAGTGTGTCTATAATTTTGATCGCTTGCACGGTGTTGCTGTATCAGCAATTGCAGTTTTTGCGCAACCAGAAGTTGGGACTGAACACCGAACAGGTGATCACCGTTTCCGCAAATAGCGAAGGTGCGCAATCGCATACGGATGCGCTGCGAAACGCATTTTTGCAACATACCGGCGTTCAATCCGTTGCATCTGCAGTGTTTCTGCCGGGAAAAGGGATTTTAAATACACCGTGGATGAAACCGGGCAGCGCTGCGGAGGAGCGATTCGAAATGACCACGTTGCCGGTCGATTACGATTTTCTGGCTGCGATGGATATCTCGCTGACCGCCGGACGCAATTTTTCCCGCGAATTTGCCACGGACACCAGCGAAGCGGTGATCATCAACGAAACCGCCACGAAAACTTTTGGCTGGTTGCAACCGGAAGACGCCATCGGCGAAGAGCTGGAATGGCACGGCACCGGAACGGCGCAAGTCTGCCGGGTGATTGGCGTGGTGAAGGATTTCAATTTCCAGTCGCTGCACAACCCGATTGCGCCGATGCTCATTTTGCCGCTGGAACGCTGGCCCGGACCGATCAATTTTATGGTAGTGAAAGCGCAGCCGACGGATATCGCGCCGGTGCTGGCGCATCTCGAAAGCGAATGGGGCAATATTTTGCCCGGTGTACCGTTCCATTACACCTTTTTAGACGAAGATTTTGCCAATCTCTACACCAATGAAACAAAACTGGGGAAAATCTTTTTGATTTTTGCCGCGCTGGCTATTATCATAGCGTGTCTCGGTTTGTTTGGGCTCGGCGCGTTTTCCGCGGAACAACGCACCAAAGAAATCGGCATTCGCAAAACGCTCGGCGCCACAGTTCCCAATATTTTGGTGCTGCTCTCCCGCGATTTTATTTTTCTGGTGCTCGTCGCCAGTGTTGTTGCCACGCCGCTAGCATGGTGGACAATGAACCGGTGGCTGGATAATTTCGCTTACAAGATTCACATTCAGCCGCTCACGTTTGTGCTGGTGGCGGTTGTGGCGTTGATGATTGCGTTGCTGACGGTCAGTTTTCAGGCGATAAAAGCGGCGCTGGCCAACCCTGTGAAATCGCTGAAGTATGAATAG
- a CDS encoding zinc-dependent metalloprotease has product MKRTVIGVLVFALLAGFAGSAGFAQEKPAPADSAAKAEKVDESKSDKKDEKKEEKKKETYIKDKVKDHDVFQGLFTIYQNKEDGSTFLEIKKDQIGKEFIYFNHIQDGVVGSGFFRGQYRGSKIFSIQKHFDKIEFVEENTSYYFDPENALHNAQTANIRSAPLAVLKVEAKDSLETAYLVKADGFFLGEDVEMIKPAYPRTYQGYKLGRLSKDKTKLIGIRSYPQNTDVVVEYVYEDDSPERSPGAGATDARVVSVRAQHSFIEVPKNDYKPRYDDPRVGYFMTQVTDLTSTSATPYRDLIHRWHLKKKNPGAAVSEPVEPIVWWIENTTPKEIRGVIKDAVLSWNIAFEKAGFKNAVVVKEQPDDADWDAGDIRYNVLRWTSSPNPPFGGYGPSFVNPRTGQILGADVMLEYVFITNRVSYGKIFDTALIEDEAAMPEFMLENFDNQYCTLNNHLHMNNLFGTTALSAFGKPYKEHKELIDESIYYLLLHEVGHTLGLNHNMKASQLNDMTTLANKNATKKTGLTGSVMDYPAINFATNGQKQGQYYTTVPGPYDIWAIQFGYSPELNDSKKMDVHLAKSTDPALAFGNDADDMRSPGKALDPRVNIGDMSSDAVNFALGQIQLSKEITANLMTKLKTENQSYQELRDAYLISTGFHFNALRIISRYVGGVYVDRAFVGQPGATKPFTPVSRADQKRAMEALATYAFAPDAYDSPNNIYNYLQSQRRGFNHFGAPEDPKIHSRVLAVQRGVLAHLLHQNVMERMSDTELYGNGYPLHEMMDDLTAAIFDADKSGSVNNFRKGLQVEYVNRLLAIMGEEGKSSYDHVSKGLAYYHLKNIHQMMTTANSPDSGTKAHRAYLAGMIDAQLKEM; this is encoded by the coding sequence ATGAAACGAACCGTCATTGGTGTGCTGGTGTTTGCACTGCTGGCTGGTTTTGCCGGAAGCGCAGGTTTTGCGCAGGAAAAACCGGCACCGGCAGATTCCGCTGCGAAAGCCGAAAAAGTGGATGAAAGCAAGTCCGATAAAAAGGACGAGAAAAAAGAGGAGAAGAAAAAAGAGACCTATATTAAAGACAAAGTGAAAGATCACGACGTCTTCCAAGGGCTCTTTACCATCTACCAAAATAAAGAAGATGGCTCCACATTCCTCGAAATCAAAAAAGACCAGATCGGCAAAGAATTTATTTATTTCAACCACATTCAGGATGGGGTTGTTGGCTCGGGATTTTTCCGCGGGCAATATCGCGGCAGCAAAATTTTCTCGATCCAAAAGCATTTCGACAAAATTGAATTTGTGGAAGAAAACACTTCCTATTATTTCGATCCGGAAAATGCGTTGCACAACGCGCAAACGGCCAACATTCGCTCCGCACCGCTGGCCGTGCTGAAAGTGGAAGCCAAAGATTCGCTGGAAACCGCGTATCTGGTAAAAGCCGACGGCTTTTTCCTCGGCGAAGATGTCGAGATGATCAAACCGGCGTATCCGCGCACGTACCAGGGTTACAAACTCGGTCGCCTCAGCAAGGATAAAACCAAGTTGATCGGCATTCGCAGCTATCCGCAAAATACGGATGTGGTTGTCGAATACGTTTACGAAGACGATTCCCCGGAAAGATCGCCCGGCGCAGGTGCAACCGATGCCCGCGTGGTGAGCGTTCGTGCGCAGCACAGCTTCATCGAAGTGCCGAAAAATGATTACAAACCGCGTTACGACGATCCGCGCGTGGGTTATTTTATGACGCAGGTGACGGACTTAACCTCAACATCTGCAACACCTTACCGCGACCTGATCCATCGCTGGCACCTGAAAAAGAAAAATCCCGGTGCAGCGGTTTCCGAACCGGTTGAACCGATTGTCTGGTGGATCGAAAACACCACACCCAAAGAAATTCGCGGTGTGATCAAAGATGCGGTGTTGTCATGGAATATCGCATTCGAGAAAGCCGGATTCAAAAATGCAGTGGTTGTAAAAGAGCAGCCGGACGATGCCGATTGGGATGCCGGCGATATCCGTTACAACGTGCTGCGCTGGACATCTTCCCCAAATCCGCCGTTTGGCGGCTACGGTCCCAGCTTTGTGAATCCGCGAACCGGGCAAATTTTGGGTGCGGACGTGATGCTGGAATACGTTTTCATCACCAATCGGGTGAGTTACGGCAAAATTTTCGATACCGCGCTGATCGAAGACGAAGCCGCAATGCCGGAATTTATGCTGGAAAATTTTGATAACCAGTATTGCACACTGAACAATCATTTGCACATGAACAACCTGTTTGGCACCACTGCGCTGAGCGCGTTTGGCAAGCCGTATAAAGAGCACAAAGAGCTGATTGACGAATCGATTTATTATCTGCTGCTGCACGAAGTTGGGCACACCCTCGGGCTGAACCACAACATGAAAGCCAGCCAATTGAACGATATGACTACGCTGGCGAACAAAAATGCCACCAAAAAAACCGGTCTCACCGGCTCGGTGATGGATTATCCGGCAATCAATTTTGCCACAAACGGACAAAAACAGGGGCAATATTACACCACAGTTCCCGGTCCGTACGATATTTGGGCGATCCAATTTGGCTATTCACCGGAATTGAACGATTCGAAAAAAATGGATGTGCATCTCGCCAAATCAACCGATCCGGCGTTGGCGTTCGGTAACGATGCGGACGATATGCGTTCGCCCGGAAAGGCGCTCGATCCGCGCGTCAACATCGGCGATATGTCCAGCGATGCGGTTAACTTCGCGCTCGGTCAAATCCAGTTGAGCAAAGAAATTACCGCCAATCTGATGACCAAACTCAAAACCGAAAACCAGTCGTATCAGGAACTGCGCGACGCATATCTGATTTCAACTGGATTCCATTTTAACGCGCTGCGGATTATTTCCCGCTATGTTGGCGGTGTGTATGTAGATCGCGCATTTGTCGGACAGCCGGGCGCAACCAAGCCGTTTACGCCGGTTTCCCGTGCCGACCAAAAACGCGCGATGGAAGCGTTGGCAACATACGCATTTGCACCGGATGCATACGACAGCCCGAACAATATTTACAACTATTTGCAATCGCAGCGTCGCGGTTTTAACCATTTCGGTGCACCGGAAGACCCGAAAATCCACTCGCGGGTGTTGGCAGTCCAGCGCGGTGTGCTGGCGCATTTGCTGCACCAAAACGTGATGGAACGGATGAGCGACACCGAATTGTATGGCAATGGTTACCCGCTTCACGAAATGATGGACGACCTGACAGCTGCTATTTTCGATGCGGATAAGTCCGGTTCTGTCAACAACTTCCGTAAAGGGTTGCAGGTGGAATATGTGAACCGTTTGCTGGCGATTATGGGTGAAGAAGGCAAATCCTCTTACGATCACGTATCGAAAGGATTGGCATATTATCACCTGAAAAATATCCACCAGATGATGACAACCGCCAACTCGCCGGACAGCGGCACCAAAGCGCACCGTGCATATTTGGCAGGCATGATCGACGCACAATTGAAAGAAATGTAA
- the moaD gene encoding molybdopterin converting factor subunit 1 yields the protein MMKISIKLFAIAREMTGKTGLQLELPEAATVETALANLREAYPKFAELNSFMVAINQEYAERTDMLHDGDELAIIPPVSGG from the coding sequence ATGATGAAAATTTCAATCAAATTATTCGCAATCGCCCGGGAAATGACCGGCAAAACCGGGTTGCAACTGGAACTGCCGGAAGCTGCCACGGTCGAAACGGCGTTGGCAAATCTGCGGGAAGCCTATCCGAAATTCGCCGAGCTGAATTCGTTTATGGTCGCGATCAATCAGGAATATGCGGAAAGAACCGACATGCTGCACGATGGCGACGAGTTGGCAATTATTCCACCGGTGAGCGGGGGATAA
- a CDS encoding molybdenum cofactor biosynthesis protein MoaE, with translation MIEITAEPIDIQKVIDAANSEDCGAVNTFIGTVRNHSHGKAVVRLEYEAYPEMAGKMIQRIIDEAKKQWPVRKIAVSHRVGVLDIGETAVVIAVSTPHRKEGFAACQYVIDRLKAIVPIWKKEVAADGETWVSEHP, from the coding sequence ATGATTGAAATAACCGCCGAACCTATTGATATTCAAAAAGTTATCGACGCTGCAAATTCGGAAGATTGTGGCGCGGTGAACACATTTATCGGAACAGTTCGCAATCATTCGCACGGCAAAGCGGTTGTGCGGCTGGAATACGAAGCGTATCCGGAAATGGCTGGCAAAATGATCCAACGCATCATCGACGAAGCGAAAAAGCAGTGGCCGGTTCGCAAAATTGCGGTGTCCCACCGCGTTGGCGTGCTCGATATTGGCGAAACCGCGGTGGTGATTGCCGTCAGCACGCCGCATCGCAAAGAGGGATTTGCCGCCTGCCAATACGTCATCGACCGACTGAAAGCCATCGTGCCCATCTGGAAAAAAGAGGTTGCTGCCGACGGCGAAACCTGGGTTTCGGAACATCCCTGA